A window of the Phaseolus vulgaris cultivar G19833 chromosome 5, P. vulgaris v2.0, whole genome shotgun sequence genome harbors these coding sequences:
- the LOC137833989 gene encoding uncharacterized protein — MPPKTDKKLGPHKEAWCEFHQAFGHPIRNCLALGHQLDELVKSGFLNDYLVEPQRAKTSAASGEDQEREMPVHNKIHTISGDFSGGGCTSSQRKKYAQSVMSIEAQVADDILDVDLTFTKADLRDVIPHDNDPVVISVITIGRKVHQVPVDQGSSVDVMFWSTFNMLQLSPDQLRPYAGCLYGFAGDQVEVRGHLELRTTFIDGVASCTERIRYLVVNAPSAYNILLGKPALNRLRAVGSTRHMKMKLSDLSGKMITIKSD; from the coding sequence ATGCCGCCCAAAACTGACAAGAAGCTGGGACCCCACAAGGAGgcttggtgcgagtttcaccaagcGTTTGGCCATCCCATACGCAATtgcttggcgttgggacaccagtTGGACGAGCTAGtgaagagcgggttcctaaacgactacctGGTGGAGCCACAGAGAGCTAAGACCTCAGCAGCATCGGGTGAGGACCAAGAACGTGAGATGCCCGTTCACAACAAGATCCACACCATCTCGGGGGACTTCTCAGGTGGAGGGTGCACTTCTTCTCAacgcaagaagtatgcacaatCAGTAATGTCAATAGAGGCGCAAGTGGCAGATGACATTCTCGACGTCGACCTTACTTTCACAAAGGCCGATCTTCGAGACGTCATTCCCCATGACAATGACCCTGTGGTGATTTCTGTGATAACCATAGGGAGGAAGGTACACCAAGTGCCAGTGGACCAAGGCAGCTCAGtggatgtgatgttttggtctACCTTTAACATGCTGCAGTTGTCTCCCGACCAGCTGAGGCCTTACGCTGGGTGCTTGTATGGCTTCGCGGGAGACCAAGTGGAGGTGCGGGGGCATTTGGAGCTGAGGACCACCTTTATAGATGGTGTCGCCTCCTGCACAGAGAGAATAAGGTACTTAGTGGTTAATGCACCCTCAGCCTATAATATTCTATTGGGGAAACCAGCTCTGAATAGGTTGAGGGCAGTAGGCTcaacacgccacatgaagatgaagttgtcgGACTTGAGCGGGAAgatgataaccatcaagtcggactAG
- the LOC137835197 gene encoding protein yippee-like At5g53940, with product MGRVFVMELEGRSYRCKFCRTHLALADDLISRSFHCRRGKAYLFNNVVNFTLGTPEERMMLSGLHTVADIFCCSCGQIIGWKYESAHEKSQKYKEGKFVLERGRIVDEVDFSTEFYIDSRGCMSDGDEA from the exons ATGGGAAGAGTCTTTGTGATGGAGCTTGAGGGAAGGTCTTATAGATGCAAGTTTTGTAGAACTCACTTGGCCCTTGCAGATGATCTCATTTCAAGG TCGTTTCATTGCCGGAGGGGAAAAGCATACCTATTCAATAACGT TGTCAACTTCACACTTGGAACACCAGAAGAAAGGATGATGCTTTCAGGATTACATACTGTGGCAGATATCTTTTGCTGTAGCTGTGGTCAAATTATTGGCTGGAAATAC GAATCTGCACACGAGAAGAGTCAAAAGTATAAAGAAGGGAAGTTTGTTCTTGAAAG AGGAAGGATAGTTGATGAAGTTGATTTCTCTACTGAATTCTACATCGACAGTCGTGGCTGCATGAGTGATGGTGATGAGGCTTAA